One part of the Paraburkholderia flagellata genome encodes these proteins:
- the yidC gene encoding membrane protein insertase YidC has product MDIKRTVLWVIFFMSAVMLYDNWQRDHGRQSMFFPNATQTQTQTAASGPAPASAANGASDLPTAAAAAGQAPTNTAQPAAAAAQLVHFRTDVYDGVIDTRGGTLVKLSLVKESADGKGPDQYITLFDHTNDHTYLARTGLLGGDFPNHNDVFTAVDGPRELTGDANTFQIALQSPEKGGVKVTKTYTFTRGSYVIGVDWKVQNVSGAPVSPTLYMEIVRDSEPVETPRFSHTFIGPAVYSNEHHFQKITFGDIDKNKADFVTQADNGWIAMVQHYFATAWIPQQGAKRSIYVEKFDNSLYRVGVKQPLGTIAPGATDNVQARLFAGPQEERMLEGIAPGLELVKDYGWVTIIAKPLFWLLEKIHSYVGNWGWSIVLLTLLIKAVFFPLSAASYKSMARMKEITPRMQALRERFKSDPQKMNAALMELYKTEKVNPFGGCLPVVIQIPVFISLYWVLLSSVEMRGAPWILWIHDLSQQDPFFILPVLMAVSMFVQTKLNPTPPDPVQAKMMMFMPIAFSVMFFFFPAGLVLYYVVNNVLSIAQQYYITRMMGKNKKKAA; this is encoded by the coding sequence CAGTCGATGTTCTTCCCGAACGCGACGCAAACTCAGACGCAGACCGCCGCCAGCGGCCCCGCGCCCGCTAGCGCCGCCAACGGCGCGTCCGACCTGCCGACGGCCGCCGCCGCCGCGGGCCAGGCGCCGACGAACACCGCCCAGCCGGCTGCAGCCGCAGCACAACTCGTCCATTTCCGCACCGACGTCTACGACGGCGTGATCGACACGCGCGGCGGTACGCTCGTGAAGCTGTCGCTCGTGAAGGAAAGCGCCGACGGCAAGGGTCCCGACCAGTACATCACGCTCTTCGACCACACGAACGACCACACGTACCTGGCGCGCACCGGCCTGCTCGGCGGCGACTTCCCGAACCACAACGACGTGTTCACGGCAGTCGATGGCCCGCGCGAGCTGACCGGCGACGCCAACACCTTCCAGATCGCGCTTCAGTCGCCCGAGAAAGGCGGCGTGAAGGTCACCAAGACCTACACGTTCACACGCGGCAGCTACGTGATCGGCGTGGACTGGAAGGTGCAGAACGTCAGCGGCGCGCCCGTTTCGCCGACGCTCTACATGGAAATCGTGCGTGACAGCGAGCCGGTCGAAACGCCACGCTTCTCGCACACCTTCATCGGCCCGGCTGTGTACTCGAACGAGCATCACTTCCAGAAGATCACGTTCGGCGACATCGACAAGAACAAGGCCGACTTCGTGACCCAGGCCGACAACGGCTGGATCGCGATGGTGCAGCACTACTTCGCGACCGCGTGGATTCCGCAGCAAGGCGCCAAACGCAGCATCTACGTCGAGAAGTTCGATAACTCGCTCTACCGTGTGGGTGTGAAGCAGCCGCTCGGTACGATCGCACCCGGTGCGACGGACAACGTGCAGGCACGCCTCTTTGCGGGTCCGCAGGAAGAGCGCATGCTCGAGGGCATCGCGCCGGGTCTGGAACTCGTGAAGGACTACGGCTGGGTGACGATCATCGCCAAGCCGCTCTTCTGGCTGCTCGAGAAGATCCACAGCTACGTGGGCAACTGGGGCTGGTCGATCGTGCTGCTCACGCTGCTCATCAAGGCTGTGTTCTTCCCGCTCTCCGCCGCCAGCTACAAGTCGATGGCGCGCATGAAGGAAATCACGCCGCGCATGCAGGCGCTGCGCGAGCGCTTCAAGAGCGACCCGCAGAAGATGAACGCGGCGCTCATGGAGCTCTACAAGACCGAGAAGGTGAATCCGTTCGGCGGCTGTCTGCCGGTGGTGATCCAGATTCCGGTGTTCATCTCGCTGTACTGGGTGCTGCTCTCGTCGGTGGAAATGCGCGGCGCGCCGTGGATTCTCTGGATTCACGACCTTTCACAGCAGGATCCGTTCTTCATCCTGCCGGTGCTGATGGCCGTCTCGATGTTCGTGCAGACGAAGCTGAACCCGACGCCGCCGGATCCGGTCCAGGCCAAGATGATGATGTTCATGCCGATCGCGTTCTCGGTCATGTTCTTCTTCTTCCCGGCGGGCCTCGTGCTGTACTACGTCGTGAACAACGTGCTCTCGATCGCGCAGCAGTACTACATCACGCGCATGATGGGTAAAAACAAGAAGAAGGCAGCCTGA
- a CDS encoding helix-turn-helix domain-containing protein: MPTSDEKAAFAERLKFAMKRAPEKLRGSTDLANRFNLRHHGEHPVSPQTAHKWLSGRTIPTHDKLETLAKWFDVDIHWLHYGPPGSAGSAVPRPRKPDEKYPVSEETLELASKIESLSAHHRYLVQELVAQFYGDAEKN, translated from the coding sequence ATGCCGACATCCGATGAAAAAGCTGCCTTTGCCGAACGTCTCAAGTTCGCCATGAAGCGCGCGCCCGAAAAGCTGCGCGGCAGTACCGACCTGGCCAACCGGTTCAACCTGCGCCATCACGGCGAGCATCCGGTTTCGCCGCAAACCGCTCACAAGTGGCTGAGCGGCCGCACGATTCCCACGCACGACAAGCTGGAAACGCTGGCGAAGTGGTTCGACGTGGATATCCACTGGCTGCACTACGGTCCGCCGGGCAGCGCGGGCTCAGCCGTGCCGCGGCCGCGCAAGCCTGATGAAAAATATCCGGTTTCCGAGGAAACGCTCGAACTGGCCTCGAAGATCGAGTCGCTCAGCGCCCATCACCGCTATCTCGTGCAGGAACTGGTCGCCCAATTCTACGGCGACGCGGAGAAGAACTAA